DNA sequence from the Leptospirillum ferrooxidans C2-3 genome:
TTTTGTTCCCGTCCCTCCAGATGGCAAAGATTCCGCCAACTGCAACAGCTGTCCAGAAGTCCAAGGACTATGGATCTGAAAGCGGATGGACCCTTGAGGATCCGATGATGACCGGAGACAATCGGCCAACGATGATCGGAAAAGGAAAAGTGGTTTTTATTCGTGAAGGATGCTGGTGGTGTCACACCCTGCTTCCGGAGCAGACACAGGACTGGCAGTATTTTGGAGCTCCTCCGACAGCCGCTGATTTTGTGGGCGAGAGCCCGACAGTGTTCGGATCTGACCGAAAGGCTCCTGACCTCCTCCATGTGGGAAGCCGTTTGCCCATCAAGGGATGGCATCTTGTTCACCATGCCAATCCACGGGCCGTTCAGCCGAAATCCATGATGCCGGCGTTCAACTACCTTCGCAAGAAGGATCTTGACGCTTTGGCTGACTACATGGCAAGTCTCAAGTAAACATTTGATCCTGTCTTTCCGTCTCCGGAAATCTTTTGACCGGAGACGGATCTTTATCTGTGCCCCGCTTCTGATCACAAGAGGCGGGGTTTTCTTTTTCCAGGGCGAAAGAGGACCATCCGTTCGTGAGAGCTGGGCCTCCATTCAATCCTCAGCTGAGTGGCGGGAGAGTGCATAAATGATTTCCTGGAGTGCTCGATGACAGGTTCGGTGCTTCCTTCTGTTGCGGCGACTCTTCCGATCGAGTCGATCCTTCTGTTATTGGGACTTTCCTTTTTTTTGGGACTTGCTGTTGAGGAAATGGTCTCTCCCTCCATCGAACGACCCGGAGGGATCAGAACGATTCCTCTTCTTTCGCTTTTGGGTCTGACCCTTACGGTCATTGTTCCGGGCAATACGGTTTTTGTTCTGGCCGGATTTTTCTCCCTGGCACTCTGGCTGTCCCTCCATCATGTTTCCAAAAATTCTCCTGATCCTGACAGCAAGGGATATTCCCTGATTCATCCGGTGATTGCCCTGATGGCTTACCTTCTGGGGCCGGTGACAATCCTCCTGCCGCATTGGTTTTCCATTTCATTTGTGGTGTTCATCGTGCTCACTCTCGGGGGGCGAGACCGACTCCACGACCTTGCGAAATCCGTTCCCCAGGAGGAGATTTTTACCGCTGGAAAGTTTTTGATCCTTGCGGGAATTATCTGGCCGCTGGTTCCGGACCATCTGGTTGTTGCATGGCTTCCTCTAACGCCTTACAAGATTTGGGAGTATGTGATCGTTGTTTCGTCCCTCTCTTATGCGAGTTATTTGATCCAGCGCTTCTTTTCGGCAAAGGGAGGGCTTCTTGCCGGTTCCGTTTTTGGGGGGCTTGTTTCCTCAACGGCTGCGACGGTGATGCTTTCGAGAAAGGCAAAAGAGCTCTTGCCCGATCAGAAGGCTTCTGTGTCCGCTGAACTCCACGGTGCCATTGTTCTTGCCAATACCCTGATGTATCTGAGAATTCTTCTGGTTGTCGTCTTCCTCTATCCCGCAATGGCAAGGCCGCTCCTTTTGCCTCTTTTGGGAGCTTGCGTCATTGGCTCAGCCATGGCTCTTTATCTTGTCTACCGGAAGAAAGTCTCCAAAGACGGGGCAGTCGCCCCCGAAAACTTCCCCTCCCACCCTTTGGAGCTCACTACTGCATTGGTATTTGCCCTGTCTCTTGTGATTGTCACGGTCGTTCTGGGTTGGGTCGGGCGACATTTTGGAACTTCAGGGATCGATTTGATGGCCTTTTTGGTGGGGTTCACGGACATCATTCCTTTTGTCCTGGGGCTTGTGCATCAGTCGACTCCCGATCAGGCGGGTATGGTGGCAGGCGCTATCATGATTTCTGCGTCTTCAAACAATCTGGCCAAGGCTGCTTACGAGATTTCCATTCTTGGCTTGAGGAGATCGATTCCCTCGGTCATTCCGCTCCTTGTGTTGGCAATTCTTGGATTTGTTTATGCATACTTAGTCGTTTGACTGAAATCTTTTTGGGCTGAATGGCTCAATCGGGACAGGAAGCGGTTTTCCAGTCAGGAGAGAGGCAATGATGGCTCCCGTGACTGGTGAGAGAAGAATTCCGTTCCGGTAGTGTCCAGCCGCAACCATGATGTTTGGTGATGAAGGGTGGGGACCAATGATGGGGAGACCATCGGGGGTTTTGGGCCGAAGTCCGGACCAGGCATGATGAAAGGGTTGCTCCAGCAGATGCGGCGAGACTTTTTTCAGGGGGGAAAGGAACTCGATCATTCCTTTGGGGGTGACCTTTGTCTCAAAGCCGTAATCGTCTTCGCTGGCACCGATGACGACCGTGCCGTCAAGTTTGGGGACGAAATACCCTTTGGGTGGATAGAAGACGATGTGCCGGTATGGGCGCATCGTTGTCCGAACCGCCAGAATCTGGCCGTTGACGGGCGTGACCGGCATGACGGGCGGGGGAAGGGAGATCCCTCCCATAAAGGCTCCGGGAGTCAGGATCACCTTCTCAGCGAAAATCTGATCTCCCCGTGATGTTGTGACAACCACACCTCTTGATCCATTTTCCCGAACGGAAGTGACCGGTTCTCCCCGTCTCCATGAAATTTTTCTTTGGGAGATGGATCCCTGTAATGCTCTTAAAAGCCTCGGAGCGTACACATGCGATTCATGGGGGTATCGTATGGCAGATCGGACCTCTTCCCCGAGGTGGGGTTCAAGTTCCCTCGCGGATTTTCCGGAAAGCCATTCGATGGAGTGGTCGATTGGTTTTTGCCACTGCCACCTTTTTTTGAGGGCGTCTTCCTCCTCATCCGAAGAGGCTACGGAGAGAATGCCGCTTTTGACAAAGTCGGGGGAGAGTCCTGTTTCCTCGATGAGGGAAGCGACAAAATCAGGGTAGAGTGACAGGCTTGCTCTCATGAGATCGAGGAAGGGACCTTCCCGGTCGGTTTCGTTGAACGGTCCGAGGATGCCTGCCGCGGCATTCGTTGCAAGCCCTCCCGGCTCTGACCTGTCGAGAATCAGGATGTCCGTTTCCATGGCCCTGGAGAGATGCCATGCGATCGAAGTACCAATAATTCCTGCGCCAACGATCACGGTCTTCACATGGAATTGGCTTGGCAATGGAGGTCCTTTTGTTGGATGGATGATTTTTCTTTGTCAGTCGGGACCTTCCGGACCTTCAGGGGCAAGATTGCCTCTCTCATTCAGGGTTGTTATTATCCCACAGGAGATTTGGCGGTTCAACGGCGGAGGAGAATGCGTTTCCTTCAGGGAGGATGTTGATAAGGATGAACATTTGTGTGGTTGGATCCGGATATGTCGGACTTGTGACGGCGACATGCTTTGCGGAAATGGGTCATTCTGTCATTGGTGTGGATGTGGATGCGGCGAAGGTGGACCGTCTCTCGAAAGGGGAGTCTCCGCTCTATGAGCCAGGCCTTTCAGAGTTGCTTCACCGAAATATCAAGGCGGGTCGCCTCTCTTTTACGACAGATCTTCCTTTGGCTGTTTCCAGATCCCTATTCGTGTTCGTTGCAGTCGGAACTCCCATGGGGGCGGATGGAAGCGCCGACCTGAAGTCGGTTCTCTCTGTTGCAAGATCTGTGGCACTCACGATGAGTGGGTATAGGGTGGTTGTGATCAAGTCAACCGTGCCGGTGGGAACATGCCGTCTTGTCGCCGAGGAGATTTCCGGGGTTCTGGATGGACGCAAGCTTGAGGTTCCGGTTCCGTTTGATGTGGTTTCCAATCCCGAGTTCTTGAAGGAAGGCTCCGCTGTCAATGATTTCATGCGTCCGGATCGGGTTGTTGTCGGTGTTTCCAACCCGGAGGTCTCGGAGGTCATGCGGGAGCTGTATGCCCCTTTTCTTCGAAACGGACATCCGGTCATCATGATGGATGTCCTCTCCTCGGAACTGACAAAATACGCATCAAATTCATTTTTGGCCATGAAGATATCCTTTATGAACAAGGTTGCCCAGATTTGTGACAAGGTTGGTGCAGATGTCATGAGTGTCCGGAAAGGAATGGGTTCCGATCCGAGAATTGGGCTCCCATTCCTGTATGCGGGGGTTGGCTATGGGGGATCCTGCTTTCCGAAAGATGTTCAGGCTTTTGTCCGGACTGGAGCATCCATTGGTGTTGACATGAGTCTTCTTGAAGAGGTTGAGAAGATCAATGAACAGCAAAAAAACTGGGCGATCCAAAAAATTGTTGAGTCTTATCCTGACCAGACCGCTTTGAAGGTCGCCATCTGGGGTGGAGCTTTCAAGCCTGAAACGGACGATATCCGGGACGCGCCTTCCATTTCAGTCATTTCTGAGCTTCTTGCGCGCAAAGTCCTTGTTTCCCTCTATGACCCGGAGGCCATGTCCGGACTCCGGGCTGTCTTTCCCTCCGGCGTCGAGTATTGCGAAAACCCTTACGATGTTCTGAAAGATGCGGACATTCTCCTTTTGCTGACGGAGTGGAGAGAGTTTCGCAATCCCGACTGGGACCAGGTGAAAAGCCTGATGAAGGGAACCCTTGTGCTTGACGGTCGCAATCAGTATGAGGCTTCTGATCTTGCTGTTCATGGTCTGTCTTGTGTGGGGGTTGGAAGAGGATGCTTTACAGGACAACCCTGACTCCGGCCGTTTTCCTTCGCCGGGAGAAACGGTATTCCGTTCTTTGCCGGCTCTTGTCCGGAGAGGAGGTCTGGGCCCATTGTGCCAATCCGGGCCGTCTTCTGTCCTGTCTGACCGAACCCGGGACTCCGGTTTATCTCCTTTTCCATGAGCCGGACGGAAAAAAAGAGCGTAAAACCTCCTGGAGTCTTGAGCAGTCCGAGCCGATTCCGGGTGTTCGTGTCGGGCTTATGCCCATCAGGGGAAATGCACTCTTTGAGGAGGCACTCGGGATGGGATTTTTCCCCGGGTTTTCAAATTATCCGGAATTGAGACGGGAGGTCCCCTACGGAGAGGGTTCCCGAGTCGACTTTGTCCTGTCTGGCCCGGAAGGACAGATCTTTGTCGAGGTCAAGAGTGTCACGTATCGTGATGGAGATGCGGCCCTGTTTCCTGATGCCGTTTCCCAAAGGGCAAGTCGTCATGCCCTTGAGCTTTCCAGGGTTCGGAGAGAGGGGATACGGTCCGCCATGGTATTCGTCGTCATGCGGTCTGATTGTCGATACGTCATGCCAGCTTCTGGGATCGATCCTTCCTATGCCAGGGTTTTTGCGTCCGTTTGCAAGGAAGGGGTCGAGGCCTATTCTTTTTCTGTAACAGCCACAGAATCGGGATTGTTTCCAGGGCGTTCCATGCCGGTTTTTCCAGAGGGGATTCCCGCTGAAACTGAAAGGAGCCAATGAAAGTACTTGTTACGGGAGGTGCCGGATTTATCGGTTCCCACCTGATTGAATCTCTTGTCTCGATGGGTAACGAGGTGGATGTCCTCGACAACTTTCATACGGGAAGACGGGAAAATGTTGATCTTTCCGGAAAGGTCAGCAACCTTTACGTCCAGGATGTTTCGGAGCCGCTTTCTCGAGCCCGGAAGTATGATCGGATCTACCACATGGCTTGCCCTGCTTCTCCTGTTCATTACCAGTCCGATCCGGTCCATACCTTCAAGACGGCGGTTTTTGGGACCTACCGGATGCTTGAGCTTGCCAGGGAAACCGGTGCCCGCCTTCTGATCGCATCCACCTCCGAGGTTTACGGAGACCCTTTGGAGCATCCCCAGACGGAGCAGTACTGGGGCCATGTCAATCCGGTGGGACCGAGGTCCTGTTACGATGAGGGCAAACGGGGGGCGGAGACGCTTGCATCCGACTATGCCAGGACGATGGGCGTGGATTTGCGGATTGTCCGTATTTTCAACACCTATGGTCCAAGAATGCTTTTCGATGACGGCCGGGTCGTCAGCAACTTCATTCATCAGGCCCTTCTGGGTCACCCCCTGACCCTTTACGGAGATGGGCGGCAGACTCGATCCTTTTGTTATGTTTCGGATCTTGTCAGGGGTATTCTTTCATTGATGGAATCAGATGTGGTGGCACTTCCGGTCAATATGGGAAATCCCACTGAGTTCACGATCCATGATCTTGCCAGGCTGGTCCTTTCCAAGGTCAAGTCCTCATCAACCATCGTCAACCACCCCATGCCGACAGACGATCCTGCCAGAAGATGTCCGGATATCTCGCGTGCACAAGATCGTCTCGGGTGGTCTCCGGTGATCGATCTTTCCCGTGGCCTTGATCTTACGATTGAGGAGTTTCGCTCGAGACTTCATCCGTGAAAAAGCGCATTCAGCTTTTTCTGGG
Encoded proteins:
- a CDS encoding cbb3-type cytochrome c oxidase subunit II; protein product: MAYREYKFGTMMIGTLFVIVLSIVVLFPSLQMAKIPPTATAVQKSKDYGSESGWTLEDPMMTGDNRPTMIGKGKVVFIREGCWWCHTLLPEQTQDWQYFGAPPTAADFVGESPTVFGSDRKAPDLLHVGSRLPIKGWHLVHHANPRAVQPKSMMPAFNYLRKKDLDALADYMASLK
- a CDS encoding MgtC/SapB family protein codes for the protein MTGSVLPSVAATLPIESILLLLGLSFFLGLAVEEMVSPSIERPGGIRTIPLLSLLGLTLTVIVPGNTVFVLAGFFSLALWLSLHHVSKNSPDPDSKGYSLIHPVIALMAYLLGPVTILLPHWFSISFVVFIVLTLGGRDRLHDLAKSVPQEEIFTAGKFLILAGIIWPLVPDHLVVAWLPLTPYKIWEYVIVVSSLSYASYLIQRFFSAKGGLLAGSVFGGLVSSTAATVMLSRKAKELLPDQKASVSAELHGAIVLANTLMYLRILLVVVFLYPAMARPLLLPLLGACVIGSAMALYLVYRKKVSKDGAVAPENFPSHPLELTTALVFALSLVIVTVVLGWVGRHFGTSGIDLMAFLVGFTDIIPFVLGLVHQSTPDQAGMVAGAIMISASSNNLAKAAYEISILGLRRSIPSVIPLLVLAILGFVYAYLVV
- the thiO gene encoding glycine oxidase ThiO is translated as MPSQFHVKTVIVGAGIIGTSIAWHLSRAMETDILILDRSEPGGLATNAAAGILGPFNETDREGPFLDLMRASLSLYPDFVASLIEETGLSPDFVKSGILSVASSDEEEDALKKRWQWQKPIDHSIEWLSGKSARELEPHLGEEVRSAIRYPHESHVYAPRLLRALQGSISQRKISWRRGEPVTSVRENGSRGVVVTTSRGDQIFAEKVILTPGAFMGGISLPPPVMPVTPVNGQILAVRTTMRPYRHIVFYPPKGYFVPKLDGTVVIGASEDDYGFETKVTPKGMIEFLSPLKKVSPHLLEQPFHHAWSGLRPKTPDGLPIIGPHPSSPNIMVAAGHYRNGILLSPVTGAIIASLLTGKPLPVPIEPFSPKRFQSND
- a CDS encoding UDP-glucose dehydrogenase family protein, translated to MNICVVGSGYVGLVTATCFAEMGHSVIGVDVDAAKVDRLSKGESPLYEPGLSELLHRNIKAGRLSFTTDLPLAVSRSLFVFVAVGTPMGADGSADLKSVLSVARSVALTMSGYRVVVIKSTVPVGTCRLVAEEISGVLDGRKLEVPVPFDVVSNPEFLKEGSAVNDFMRPDRVVVGVSNPEVSEVMRELYAPFLRNGHPVIMMDVLSSELTKYASNSFLAMKISFMNKVAQICDKVGADVMSVRKGMGSDPRIGLPFLYAGVGYGGSCFPKDVQAFVRTGASIGVDMSLLEEVEKINEQQKNWAIQKIVESYPDQTALKVAIWGGAFKPETDDIRDAPSISVISELLARKVLVSLYDPEAMSGLRAVFPSGVEYCENPYDVLKDADILLLLTEWREFRNPDWDQVKSLMKGTLVLDGRNQYEASDLAVHGLSCVGVGRGCFTGQP
- the sfsA gene encoding DNA/RNA nuclease SfsA; translation: MLYRTTLTPAVFLRREKRYSVLCRLLSGEEVWAHCANPGRLLSCLTEPGTPVYLLFHEPDGKKERKTSWSLEQSEPIPGVRVGLMPIRGNALFEEALGMGFFPGFSNYPELRREVPYGEGSRVDFVLSGPEGQIFVEVKSVTYRDGDAALFPDAVSQRASRHALELSRVRREGIRSAMVFVVMRSDCRYVMPASGIDPSYARVFASVCKEGVEAYSFSVTATESGLFPGRSMPVFPEGIPAETERSQ
- a CDS encoding UDP-glucuronic acid decarboxylase family protein, with the translated sequence MKVLVTGGAGFIGSHLIESLVSMGNEVDVLDNFHTGRRENVDLSGKVSNLYVQDVSEPLSRARKYDRIYHMACPASPVHYQSDPVHTFKTAVFGTYRMLELARETGARLLIASTSEVYGDPLEHPQTEQYWGHVNPVGPRSCYDEGKRGAETLASDYARTMGVDLRIVRIFNTYGPRMLFDDGRVVSNFIHQALLGHPLTLYGDGRQTRSFCYVSDLVRGILSLMESDVVALPVNMGNPTEFTIHDLARLVLSKVKSSSTIVNHPMPTDDPARRCPDISRAQDRLGWSPVIDLSRGLDLTIEEFRSRLHP